In one window of Armatimonadota bacterium DNA:
- a CDS encoding Hsp20/alpha crystallin family protein, translating to MSLMRWDPFGGLSRMRDEIDRMFEDFFTGRPGLARTGEGLRVPSVDIEETDESVVVRAELPGVKKDDLDIEVTPDALTIRAEMSEEKEQRDRRFYRRERSWGMFHRTVPVPVEIKSDAAKASFKDGLLEVTLPKVEPEEKAESVRIKPE from the coding sequence ATGAGCCTGATGAGGTGGGACCCCTTCGGGGGACTGTCCCGGATGAGGGATGAGATTGACCGTATGTTCGAGGATTTCTTCACCGGCCGACCTGGGCTCGCGCGGACGGGCGAGGGGCTGCGGGTGCCTTCGGTGGACATTGAGGAGACCGATGAATCCGTCGTCGTGCGCGCGGAACTTCCCGGTGTCAAGAAGGATGACCTCGATATCGAGGTGACGCCTGACGCCCTCACGATCAGGGCGGAAATGAGCGAGGAGAAGGAGCAGCGTGATCGCCGCTTCTACCGCCGCGAGCGGTCGTGGGGCATGTTCCATCGCACCGTTCCCGTGCCTGTCGAGATCAAGAGCGACGCCGCCAAGGCGTCCTTCAAGGATGGCCTGCTCGAGGTCACGCTGCCCAAAGTGGAGCCGGAGGAGAAGGCCGAATCGGTTAGGATTAAGCCCGAATAG